A genomic region of Arachis stenosperma cultivar V10309 chromosome 9, arast.V10309.gnm1.PFL2, whole genome shotgun sequence contains the following coding sequences:
- the LOC130948405 gene encoding uncharacterized protein LOC130948405, with protein sequence MAAVLVREEDKTQRPVYFISKTLQGAKTRYTKLEKLAYALLISSRRLKQYFQRHTIILKTDQAIRQVLQKPELTGRMMAWVVELSQYDLQYEQRQAIKAQAMTDFLVEVTGEAPDLPNTRWKLHVDGASNQTFGGAGIILENSAGVAFEQSIKFEFPVSNNQAKYEGLIGGLMLAKEVGASRLEISSDSQVVTSQVNGSYQVVTIQHVPREKNARADLLSKLASTKPGTGNRSLIQGLATEPAIIMCATQAPNPPSWMDPISRYLKHAQAPPNQKEAEFIKRKAPKYTIIQGQLYKRGLHQPLLKCLRPDQTDYVLREVHEGCCGHHIVGRSLARKIIRAGYYWPTMMSDAQEFVKKCKKCQENADFHKAPSEELNLMMAPRPFAQWGIDLLGPFSPGPGQVKYLIVAIDYYTKWVEAEPLASISAANCQKFMWKQVVTRFGIPETVISDNGTQFTDKKFKGFLEGLGIKQRFSSVEHPQTNGQVEAANKVILKGLKKRLEGKKGSWAEEIAPVLWSYRTTPSHLPGNPPSDSHTGSTLSSQSRSENQVRGCSSEGGARQLKKT encoded by the coding sequence ATGGCGGCGGTACTAGTCAGGGAGGAAGACAAGACCCAACGACCggtatacttcatcagcaaaaCACTTCAAGGGGCAAAGACAAGATACACAAAACTGGAGAAGCTAGCCTATGCCCTACTAATTTCATCAAGAAGGCTGAAGCAATATTTCCAAAGACACACAATCATCCTAAAAACCGACCAAGCCATCCGACAAGTCCTCCAGAAACCCGAGCTGACGGGAAGGATGATGGCATGGGTAGTGGAGCTATCCCAATACGACTTGCAGTATGAACAAAGACAAGCAATCAAAGCCCAGGCCATGACTGATTTCCTCGTGGAAGTCACAGGAGAAGCACCCGACCTGCCGAACACACGATGGAAGCTCCATGTTGACGGAGCATCCAATCAAACGTTCGGAGGAGCCGGAATCATCCTCGAAAACTCGGCGGGCGTTGCCTTCGAGCAATCCATCAAGTTCGAATTTCCAGTCTCCAACAACCAAGCCAAGTATGAAGGCTTGATAGGAGGACTGATGCTAGCCAAAGAAGTCGGAGCATCAAGGCTAGAAATCAGCAGTGACTCCCAAGTCGTCACTTCCCAAGTAAACGGCAGCTACCAAGTCGTCACAATCCAGCATGTTCCCAGAGAAAAGAACGCCCGAGCCGACCTCCTTTCCAAGCTCGCAAGCACCAAACCTGGCACAGGGAACAGATCTTTGATCCAAGGGCTAGCAACGGAACCTGCGATCATCATGTGTGCAACCCAAGCACCAAACCCGCCCTCGTGGATGGACCCAATCTCCCGATATCTAAAACATGCACAAGCACCTCCCAACCAAAAAGAGGCAGAATTTATCAAAAGAAAAGCTCCCAAATACACAATCATACAGGGGCAGCTATACAAGCGAGGGCTCCACCAACCACTACTGAAATGCCTACGCCCCGACCAGACGGACTACGTCCTAAGAGAGGTACACGAAGGGTGTTGTGGTCACCACATCGTGGGAAGATCTCTAGCAAGAAAAATCATCAGGGCGGGATACTACTGGCCCACAATGATGTCAGATGCCCAGGAATTCGTGAAGAAATGTAAGAAGTGCCAGGAGAATGCCGACTTCCACAAAGCACCTTCCGAGGAGCTCAACCTAATGATGGCCCCTCGACCTTTCGCCCAATGGGGAATCGACCTCCTAGGACCATTCTCCCCAGGACCCGGGCAGGTGAAGTACTTAATAGTGGCCATAGATTATTACACCAAGTGGGTAGAAGCAGAACCACTAGCCAGCATATCCGCAGCAAATTGCCAAAAGTTCATGTGGAAACAAGTGGTCACAAGGTTCGGGATACCAGAAACTGTCATATCGGACAACGGGACCCAGTTCACCGACAAAAAGTTCAAAGGGTTCTTGGAAGGACTAGGGATTAAGCAAAGGTTCTCCTCAGTCGAACACCCCCAAACAAACGGTCAAGttgaagcggccaacaaagttaTCCTAAAGGGGCTGAAAAAGAGGCTCGAAGGAAAGAAAGGCTCATGGGCAGAGGAGATAGCCCCAGTGCTATGGTCGTACAGGACCACCCCCAGTCATCTACCGGGAAATCCCCCTTCCGACTCACATACGGGGTCGACGCTGTCATCCCAGTCGAGATCGGAGAACCAAGTCCGAGGCTGCTCCTCGGAGGGGGGAGCGAGGCAGTTGAAAAAGACTTAG